The DNA segment AGGCCGCTTCCGACCGATCCCTTGAAGTCCGTATGGGGCTTCACCCGGTTGACCACCACGATATGATCGGCGCCGAGGGCGTTCCGGTCGAGGTAGACGGGCAGCCCGTCCGCGGTCTCACCGAGACTCGCCGGATCAATGTCCGAGCGTATGGGACACCCGGTCGCCGCTTCGCTGATGCCGTAGTTTTCCAGGACCCTGCGCTGCCCTTCGGAAGTCGCCCCGCCGTGGCTGCCCATGGCCGGGACGACAAAGGGCTTCAGGCCGGCCCTGCCGAGCGCTGAAACGACGCTTCCGACGATGGTCGCGATGTTGCCGATCCCCCGGCTGCCGGTCGCGACGGCCACCGTGGCTCCGGGGCGCAGGCCCGTCTCCTCGATCATGCGGGAGACTTCTTCCCCGGTCGTTCCGGCGATGTCCTCGACGACGGGCGCGTCGAAGCGCTGGCGTATCTCCCTGAACTCAGGCAGTTTCATGCGGAACCCCCGTTTTATCAGCCGATATGTGCCGTATCCCGTCGCGGCGCATAGACGCAGAGACGGGCGCGGCGCGCCACTCGTATCAAAAACACGCTTCGCCGAAGACCGGCTCCGTCAGATCCCGTCCACGAACCGGCCGGGATTCAAGGTGCCTTTCGGATCGAAACGGTATTTCAGCATCTCCATGAGGTGCCGGTTTCCGCGGGCCGAGCCCCACACGCCGACCCGTTCCTTCAGGGCAGCCGGGGCGTGTTCCACGACGAAGGCGCCCTGTTGTTCCGAATGGGCTCGCAATGCTTCGATCACGCCCGCAAGACCGTCGAAATCCGCCTCCTGGAAGGGCCTTTCCCCGTAGAAGACGAAGGCGATGTGACCGCTGGCGAAATGGGAGAGCATGCCGCAGCCGATGGACAGGCGCCCGCAGCGCTCATCCGCCAGCCGATACAGCGCTTCCACCTCGTCCGGCGTAACGCTGGCGCGGCAGGTCACGCGGGACTGCATGCCCGGGGGGACGAGCCGGCCCGCGGGAAACGCCCGCATCGATGCAAGGGCCCGTCGGTACGCGTCCCCGTCCAGGCGAACGACGGCGGCCGCCCCCGTCTCGCGCAGGAGCCGTTCGCACTCCCCGATCTGCCAGTCGACCGTCTCTTCCGGACCGAACATGCCCGCGATGAGCGGAAAATCCCGATCGATCCGGTCACTGTCGCCTCCGTCATCGTCGCCGCGGGCGCCGTTGCCCCGCCCCCCGCCACACTCCCGTGCCAGCAGGGAACGGGTTACGGGATCGGCCAGTTCCAGGAAGGACGGCATGATCTCCGAATCCATGACGCGGAAGGCACATTCGGCCGCCGCCGATATGCCCGGCAGGCACCCGATGACCATCTTCCCCGCCGCCGGAAGGGGCTGGAGCTTGAGGTTCACCTCCGCCAGTATGCCGAGCGTGCCGAGGGAGCCGATGTACAGCTTGTTCAGGTCATAGCCCGCCACGTTCTTGACGACCTGCCCGCCGGACTTGACGATCATTCCGTCCGCCTGGACCACCCGGACCCCGATGACCATGTCCCGGGCCGTGCCGAAGGACGTCCGCAACACGCCGGAAGCGTTGGTGGCGAGTACCCCTCCGAGGGTGCCCGCGTCGCCGTGGGGCGGATCCAGGGGAAGATACTGGCCCCTTTCGCCCAGGCCGGCCTGCAGCCCGGCCAGGGTGATGCCCGCCTCGACGGTGGCCGTCTGGTCCGCGGGTTCGTGGGAAACGATCCTGTTCAGGCGCGCCAGGGAGACCACGATATCCGCCCGGGAGGGCGGATGGCCGAAGTCCATCTTGGTGCCGCCGCCCCGCGGAATCACGGAGTAACCCTGTTCCGAGGCCATTTTCACGGTGGCCGAGAGGGATTCCACGCTGTCCGGCGCCACGACGGCCGAGGGAACGACCCCGTCCACGGCATGGGCGGCCAGCGCTTCGCCGCTCGCGGGCGCATAGCCTTCCACGAGGGAGCCGAGTCTGCTGTGCAGCACCTCATCGGGCATGGGCGAACC comes from the Gemmatimonadota bacterium genome and includes:
- a CDS encoding FAD-binding oxidoreductase; amino-acid sequence: MPDEVLHSRLGSLVEGYAPASGEALAAHAVDGVVPSAVVAPDSVESLSATVKMASEQGYSVIPRGGGTKMDFGHPPSRADIVVSLARLNRIVSHEPADQTATVEAGITLAGLQAGLGERGQYLPLDPPHGDAGTLGGVLATNASGVLRTSFGTARDMVIGVRVVQADGMIVKSGGQVVKNVAGYDLNKLYIGSLGTLGILAEVNLKLQPLPAAGKMVIGCLPGISAAAECAFRVMDSEIMPSFLELADPVTRSLLARECGGGRGNGARGDDDGGDSDRIDRDFPLIAGMFGPEETVDWQIGECERLLRETGAAAVVRLDGDAYRRALASMRAFPAGRLVPPGMQSRVTCRASVTPDEVEALYRLADERCGRLSIGCGMLSHFASGHIAFVFYGERPFQEADFDGLAGVIEALRAHSEQQGAFVVEHAPAALKERVGVWGSARGNRHLMEMLKYRFDPKGTLNPGRFVDGI